From the Primulina tabacum isolate GXHZ01 chromosome 3, ASM2559414v2, whole genome shotgun sequence genome, one window contains:
- the LOC142539425 gene encoding FT-interacting protein 1-like — translation MKLVVEVIDAHDLIPKDGAGSSSPYVEVDFENQTSRTKTIPKNLHPIWNQRIFFDFDKTKSYHHKFIEVSVYNEKRPVPGRNFLGRVRIRCLNIVRQGEEVYQSFKLENKSFLSSVKGEIGLKIYTLPISETTNLINTCPCLPRPSSPASKDFSVSEKTETLSSSLDLPELTIEHTATEGSSYVLTEEPKKFIEESTDIRPETTDWIQKHQVMQQPAFSLRKRSPKEGESTMHHHQVNQQAHHLGHDEDEYEMKEANPNLGERWTVGGSYGGRGWMSGERMTNTFDLVEQMFYLYVRVVKAKDLPASSITASCDPYVEVKLGNYKGRTKHFEKKMNPEWNQVFSFSKERIQSSNLEVFVKDKEMVGRDDYLGRVVFDLNEIPTRVPPDSPLAPQWYRLEDRRGEGKVRGEIMVAVWMGTQADEAFTESWHADAASVHGEGVFNIRSKVYVSPKLWYLRVSVIEAQDVVPNDRSRLPEVFVKVQVGSQVLKTVICPARTANPMWNEDLVFVAAEPFEEQLLLTVEDQVHSSKDDVLGRISLPLSTVEKRLDHRPVHSRWFNLEKYGFGSIEADRRNELKFSSRIHLMMCLEGGYHVLDESTMCISDQRPTAKQLWKPPVGILEVGILNAQGLLPMKMKDGRGSTDAYCVAKYGQKWVRTRTILSNFSPKWNEQYTWEVYDPCTVITLGVFDNCHLGTEKPGASGAARDSRIGKVRIRLSTLEAHRTYTSSYPLLVLHPTGVKKMGELQLAVRFTSLSLSHMIYIYGHPLLPKMHYMHPFTVKQVENLRFQAMNIVATRLSRAEPPLRKEVVEYMLDVDSHMWSMRRSKANFFRVMALLSGIMSTNHWFGDVCQWKNPITSVLVHVLFLILIWYPELILPTLFLYMFLIGIWNYRYRPKHPPHMDTKLSWAEAAYPDELDEEFDTFPTSRPQDAVRMRYDRLRSVAGRIQTVVGDIATQGERFQSLLSWRDPRATSLFIVFCLCAAVVLYVTPFRVVSLVSGLYVLRHPRFRSKLPSVPSNFFKRLAAQTDSML, via the coding sequence ATGAAATTAGTGGTAGAAGTAATAGATGCACATGATCTTATTCCAAAAGATGGAGCAGGATCATCAAGTCCATATGTAGAAGTTgattttgaaaatcaaactaGCCGAACCAAAACGATCCCAAAAAACCTCCACCCCATTTGGAATCAGAGAATTTtctttgattttgataaaaccAAAAGCTACCATCACAAATTTATTGAAGTTTCTGTGTATAATGAGAAAAGACCAGTTCCAGGCAGAAATTTTCTTGGAAGAGTCAGAATCCGTTGTTTAAATATTGTTAGGCAAGGAGAGGAAGTTTACCAAAGTTTCAAGTTGGAAAACAAGTCTTTTCTTTCATCTGTTAAAGGTGAAATTGGCCTCAAAATTTATACCTTACCCATTTCAGAGACCACGAACCTTATAAATACCTGCCCTTGTCTTCCTCGTCCTTCAAGCCCAGCTTCCAAAGATTTTTCCGTATCAGAAAAAACAGAAACCCTCAGCTCTTCACTTGACTTACCTGAGCTTACCATCGAACATACGGCTACTGAAGGCAGCAGCTATGTTTTAACAGAGGAACCTAAGAAATTTATTGAAGAGAGCACTGATATTAGACCAGAAACTACTGATTGGATTCAAAAGCATCAAGTTATGCAGCAGCCAGCCTTCTCATTGCGGAAAAGATCACCGAAAGAAGGCGAATCAACTATGCATCATCATCAAGTTAATCAACAAGCTCACCATCTTGGTCATGACGAAGATGAGTATGAGATGAAAGAAGCAAATCCCAATCTTGGTGAGCGTTGGACAGTTGGCGGATCATATGGTGGAAGAGGGTGGATGAGTGGTGAAAGAATGACAAACACATTTGATCTTGTTGAGCAGATGTTTTATCTTTATGTTAGAGTAGTCAAGGCCAAAGATCTTCCAGCTAGCTCCATTACTGCTAGTTGTGACCCTTACGTGGAAGTGAAACTTGGTAACTATAAAGGAAGAACAAAACATTTCGAAAAGAAGATGAATCCTGAATGGAACCAAGTATTTTCTTTCTCTAAGGAGCGGATCCAGTCATCGAATTTGGAGGTTTTTGTGAAGGATAAAGAGATGGTGGGAAGAGATGATTATCTTGGAAGGGTGGTTTTCGATTTGAATGAGATTCCAACAAGGGTTCCACCTGATAGCCCTCTCGCTCCTCAGTGGTATAGACTTGAGGACCGGCGTGGAGAAGGGAAAGTGAGGGGAGAAATCATGGTTGCTGTTTGGATGGGGACTCAAGCTGATGAAGCATTTACAGAATCTTGGCATGCTGATGCTGCATCTGTTCATGGAGAGGGAGTTTTCAACATTAGGTCCAAGGTATACGTCTCTCCAAAACTTTGGTACTTAAGAGTGAGTGTAATTGAAGCTCAGGATGTCGTTCCAAACGACAGGAGTCGTCTCCCAGAGGTCTTCGTGAAAGTCCAGGTTGGTAGTCAAGTGCTCAAAACCGTGATATGCCCAGCTCGTACGGCGAATCCTATGTGGAACGAAGATTTAGTTTTTGTAGCTGCTGAGCCATTTGAAGAGCAGCTTCTTCTGACCGTGGAGGATCAGGTACACTCCTCGAAAGACGATGTGTTGGGAAGAATAAGTCTTCCTCTCAGCACGGTTGAGAAGAGACTGGATCACCGACCTGTGCATTCTCGTTGGTTCAACCTCGAAAAGTACGGGTTTGGTTCGATAGAAGCTGATAGGAGGAATgaacttaaattttcaagcagaATACACTTAATGATGTGCCTTGAAGGTGGATATCATGTACTGGATGAATCAACGATGTGCATAAGCGATCAACGGCCAACAGCAAAACAGCTTTGGAAGCCTCCTGTTGGAATACTTGAAGTAGGAATATTAAATGCACAAGGGCTTCTCCCGATGAAGATGAAGGATGGTAGGGGAAGCACAGATGCCTATTGTGTAGCCAAATATGGGCAAAAATGGGTTCGAACAAGGACCATTCTCAGCAATTTCAGCCCAAAATGGAACGAGCAATACACATGGGAAGTCTATGATCCATGCACGGTCATAACATTGGGAGTCTTTGACAATTGCCACTTAGGAACCGAGAAGCCAGGTGCATCTGGTGCAGCACGCGACTCACGAATCGGGAAGGTTCGTATAAGATTATCCACCCTTGAAGCTCACCGTACCTACACAAGTTCCTACCCTCTTCTTGTTTTACACCCTACAGGGGTCAAGAAAATGGGTGAACTCCAACTAGCAGTTAGATTCACCAGCCTCTCCTTATCCCACATGATATACATTTACGGCCACCCTTTACTCCCAAAAATGCATTACATGCATCCCTTCACCGTAAAACAAGTTGAAAATTTGAGATTCCAAGCCATGAATATCGTAGCCACGAGGCTTAGTCGTGCTGAACCACCTCTCAGAAAAGAGGTAGTCGAGTACATGCTAGATGTCGATTCCCACATGTGGAGTATGAGACGAAGCAAAGCAAATTTCTTTCGAGTCATGGCACTTCTATCCGGTATCATGTCCACAAACCATTGGTTTGGCGATGTTTGCCAATGGAAGAACCCCATCACCTCAGTCCTAGTCCATGTTCTGTTTCTGATACTGATCTGGTATCCTGAGTTGATACTTCCAACACTCTTTTTATACATGTTCCTTATAGGGATATGGAACTACAGGTACCGACCAAAGCATCCGCCCCATATGGATACAAAACTTTCATGGGCAGAAGCAGCCTATCCAGATGAACTGGATGAAGAGTTTGACACATTCCCTACTTCTAGACCACAAGACGCAGTTCGAATGAGGTACGATAGGCTAAGAAGCGTCGCGGGCAGGATTCAGACGGTGGTGGGAGACATTGCAACACAAGGGGAGAGATTCCAGTCTCTTTTAAGCTGGAGGGATCCAAGAGCCACAAGTCTATTCATAGTGTTCTGTCTTTGTGCAGCTGTTGTTCTCTATGTGACTCCATTTCGAGTGGTGAGCCTCGTTTCAGGGTTGTACGTACTCCGGCACCCGAGGTTTCGGAGCAAGCTACCGTCCGTCCCTAGTAATTTCTTCAAGAGACTGGCTGCTCAGACTGATAGCATGCTGTGA